ATTTTCGACGAAGATGGTGGCGGTGACGTCGATTTCCAAGAATTCGTTACAGGTCTTTCGGCTTTCAGCAGCAAGGGAAACAAGGAACAGAAGCTTCAGTTCGCCTTCAAGGTCTACGACATTGACCGTGATGGTTACATCAGTAACGGAGAGCTATTCATTGTCCTCAAGATGATGGTCGGCAGCAACCTTAAGGAtcagcagctgcagcagatTGTGGACAAGACTATCATGGAGGCCGATCTCGACAAGGACGGCAAGATTAGCTTTGAGGAGTTCACCAAGATGGTTGAGTCGACTGACATCAGCATGAGCATGACTGTTGGTAAGTTGTTTGAGGCTATAGTTACGTCTGCTTCGGCGACGAGTTATGCCGTCATGATTGGCAACTGGGACTTGGGTGGTTTATCAGACGCTGACATGATATTACAGACCAGTTCTAAGCGATCGCCCACAAAAGGGTGCATACAGGGTAGGAGAGTAAAGGGTTCATCATTGCCATGGACTTACACGGTCCATAGCCCTACGAGGGCTGCCGGTGGAAATGGATGAGGGAGATGGGGTTGGAACACCTAGCGAATCTACACATCATTACGATCATGAATTCACGCATTCTGTTTTGTTGACCGACAGACTAGTGTTACCCTCTG
This genomic stretch from Fusarium oxysporum f. sp. lycopersici 4287 chromosome 5, whole genome shotgun sequence harbors:
- a CDS encoding calcineurin subunit B, producing the protein MGNTTSAVLDNLVQGSNFDREEVDRLRKRFMKLDKDNSGTIERDEFLSLPQISSNPLATRMIAIFDEDGGGDVDFQEFVTGLSAFSSKGNKEQKLQFAFKVYDIDRDGYISNGELFIVLKMMVGSNLKDQQLQQIVDKTIMEADLDKDGKISFEEFTKMVESTDISMSMTVDQF